The following proteins are co-located in the Streptomyces bottropensis ATCC 25435 genome:
- a CDS encoding Fpg/Nei family DNA glycosylase has product MPELPEVEALRDFLVGSLVGHRVRRVLPVAISVLKTYDPPVTAFEGREVTGVRRYGKFLGVEADGGELHLVTHLARAGWLQWKDRLPDAPPRPGGKSPLALRVALESGEGFDLTEAGTQKRLAVYVVRDPAQVPGVARLGPDPLADEFDVTRFAGLLAGERRQIKGALRDQSLIAGIGNAYSDEILHAARMSPFKLASSLRPEETRHLYEALRTTLTEAVERSRGLAAGRLKAEKKSGLRVHGRAGEPCPVCGDTVREVSFSDSSLQYCPTCQTGGKPLADRRLSRLLK; this is encoded by the coding sequence ATGCCTGAACTGCCCGAAGTCGAAGCGCTCCGGGACTTCCTGGTGGGGAGCCTCGTCGGTCATCGGGTCCGGCGCGTGCTCCCCGTGGCGATCAGCGTGCTGAAGACGTACGACCCCCCGGTCACCGCGTTCGAGGGGCGCGAGGTCACCGGCGTACGGCGCTACGGGAAGTTCCTCGGCGTCGAGGCGGACGGGGGAGAGCTGCACCTCGTGACCCATCTGGCGCGCGCGGGGTGGCTGCAGTGGAAGGACCGGCTGCCGGACGCCCCGCCGCGGCCGGGCGGCAAGAGTCCGCTGGCGCTGCGGGTCGCCCTGGAGAGCGGCGAGGGTTTCGACCTCACCGAGGCCGGCACCCAGAAGCGGCTGGCGGTGTACGTCGTACGGGACCCGGCGCAGGTCCCGGGCGTCGCACGGCTCGGTCCGGATCCCCTCGCCGACGAGTTCGACGTGACCCGGTTCGCCGGGCTGCTCGCGGGCGAGCGGCGGCAGATCAAGGGCGCGCTGCGCGACCAGAGCCTGATCGCGGGGATCGGGAACGCGTACAGCGACGAGATCCTGCACGCCGCGAGAATGTCGCCCTTCAAGCTGGCCTCGTCCCTGAGGCCGGAGGAGACCCGGCATCTCTACGAGGCGCTGCGCACCACGCTCACCGAGGCCGTGGAGCGCTCCCGGGGGCTGGCGGCCGGGCGGCTGAAGGCGGAGAAGAAGAGCGGGCTGCGCGTGCACGGCCGGGCCGGTGAGCCCTGCCCGGTGTGCGGTGACACCGTCCGGGAGGTCTCGTTCAGCGACTCCTCGCTGCAGTACTGCCCGACGTGTCAGACGGGCGGCAAACCGCTCGCCGACCGACGGCTGTCACGGTTGCTCAAGTAG
- a CDS encoding SpoIIE family protein phosphatase — protein MVDRGASASDVPDDWLAHPDPVLALNLMGTFDWDLDAGAFHMDATAHEIFDVRPDEYDGNPETLSLRVPPMEGRRLDTLVSQALKDGSENYGAYFRLRLRDGTMRWTHTQGYIRRDATGRPYRVIGIVRDATRELREIRSRTERAAHDEARRRQPNVVQIITAALAHARTVQDVIDVLEDTDGLTHLGATSLVMGLVEAGRIRMVAAGPQDSYVPGTRVTRLDVKYPMNEVVRQLVPHFIESPEEFAESYPLLWPHITDLKITSAAYLPLIVQARPIGAMGLLYNDRRGFSSEERDVLIALGSSIAQSLQRAMFYEQEKDLAEGLQQAMLPRSIPSVPGADIAVRYRAASFGGSFGRDIGGDWYDLIPLPGGRVGAVIGDVQGHDTHAAAVMGQLRIVLKAYATEGHTPATVMARASAFLHELDTDRFATCLYAEADLATGVVQVVRAGHIDPLIRHTDGSCHRVTVDGGLPLGLSAEFGGLEYPVTAVELDPGQTLLLCTDGLIEEPGADLDEGMRTLRALIATGPDDVDDLADRLIDVAEERGGDDDVALLLLRRRSRSAEQPGGRLQQHVGPGDPEALTEARHMIGAAVRTWGARERADEIELVADELITNALMHTEGAAIVTLRALVGSDRRLRVEVEDSSSALPRRREAGEAGVSGRGLMLVDRLTDVWGVEARGGGKCVWCEFLLPGGGAGGGA, from the coding sequence ATGGTTGATCGGGGAGCGAGCGCTTCTGACGTCCCGGACGACTGGCTCGCCCACCCGGACCCGGTCCTGGCGCTCAACCTCATGGGCACCTTCGACTGGGACCTCGACGCCGGTGCGTTCCACATGGACGCCACCGCCCACGAGATCTTCGACGTGCGCCCGGACGAATACGACGGCAACCCCGAGACCCTGTCGCTGCGGGTGCCCCCGATGGAGGGCCGCAGACTCGACACCCTCGTCTCCCAGGCGCTCAAGGACGGCAGCGAGAACTACGGCGCCTACTTCCGCCTCCGGCTGCGCGACGGCACCATGCGCTGGACCCACACCCAGGGCTACATCCGGCGCGACGCGACGGGCCGGCCGTACCGGGTCATCGGCATCGTCCGCGACGCCACCCGGGAACTGCGCGAGATCCGCTCCCGCACCGAGCGGGCCGCGCACGACGAGGCCCGCCGCAGACAGCCCAACGTCGTCCAGATCATCACCGCCGCCCTGGCCCACGCCCGGACCGTCCAGGACGTGATCGACGTCCTGGAGGACACCGACGGCCTCACCCACCTGGGCGCGACCAGCCTGGTCATGGGCCTGGTGGAGGCCGGACGGATCCGGATGGTCGCGGCCGGCCCCCAGGACAGCTACGTGCCCGGCACCCGCGTCACCCGCCTGGACGTGAAGTACCCGATGAACGAGGTCGTACGGCAGCTCGTACCGCACTTCATCGAGTCGCCGGAGGAGTTCGCCGAGTCGTATCCGTTGCTGTGGCCGCACATCACCGACCTCAAGATCACCTCCGCCGCCTATCTGCCGCTGATCGTGCAGGCCCGCCCCATCGGCGCGATGGGGCTGCTCTACAACGACCGGCGGGGCTTCAGCTCAGAGGAGCGCGACGTCCTCATCGCGCTCGGCAGCAGCATCGCCCAGAGCCTGCAGCGGGCCATGTTCTACGAGCAGGAGAAGGATCTCGCCGAGGGCCTCCAGCAGGCCATGCTGCCCCGGTCCATCCCCAGCGTCCCGGGCGCCGACATCGCCGTCCGCTACCGGGCCGCGTCCTTCGGCGGCTCCTTCGGCCGGGACATCGGCGGCGACTGGTACGACCTCATCCCGCTGCCCGGCGGGCGGGTCGGCGCGGTCATCGGCGACGTCCAGGGCCACGACACGCACGCGGCGGCCGTCATGGGCCAGCTGCGCATCGTCCTGAAGGCCTACGCCACCGAGGGCCACACCCCGGCCACCGTGATGGCCCGCGCCTCCGCCTTCCTCCACGAACTCGACACCGACCGCTTCGCCACCTGCCTGTACGCGGAGGCCGATCTGGCCACCGGAGTGGTCCAGGTGGTCCGGGCCGGGCACATCGACCCGCTGATCCGGCACACCGACGGCAGCTGTCACCGGGTGACCGTGGACGGAGGGCTGCCGCTCGGGCTGTCCGCCGAGTTCGGGGGCCTGGAGTACCCGGTGACCGCCGTCGAGCTGGACCCCGGCCAGACGCTCCTGCTGTGCACCGACGGTCTCATCGAGGAACCGGGCGCCGACCTCGACGAGGGCATGCGGACGCTACGGGCGCTGATCGCCACCGGGCCCGACGACGTCGACGATCTCGCCGACCGGCTCATCGACGTGGCGGAGGAGCGGGGCGGTGACGACGACGTGGCCCTGCTCCTGCTGCGCCGCCGCAGCCGCAGCGCCGAGCAGCCCGGCGGGCGGCTCCAGCAGCACGTGGGGCCGGGCGATCCGGAGGCGCTCACGGAGGCGCGGCACATGATCGGCGCGGCCGTCCGTACGTGGGGGGCGCGGGAGCGGGCCGACGAGATCGAGCTCGTCGCCGACGAGCTGATCACCAACGCGCTCATGCACACGGAAGGGGCCGCGATCGTGACGCTGCGGGCGCTGGTGGGGTCGGACCGGCGGTTGCGGGTGGAGGTGGAGGACTCCTCCAGCGCGTTGCCGCGGCGGCGGGAGGCGGGGGAGGCGGGAGTGTCGGGGCGGGGGTTGATGCTCGTGGACCGGCTGACGGATGTGTGGGGGGTGGAGGCCCGGGGTGGGGGGAAGTGCGTGTGGTGCGAGTTTCTGCTGCCGGGTGGAGGTGCGGGTGGGGGTGCCTAG
- a CDS encoding lipase maturation factor family protein produces the protein MDWFTAPDLWLSRLIFQRSLAAVYLVAFLGAALQFRALIGEHGMLPVPRFVERVPFRRAPSVFHRHYSDRFFAGWAWAGCVVSAALVAGLDALLPLWAAMLLWSVPWAMYLSIVNVGQTWYAFGWESLLLETGFLAVLLGNDEVAPPVVVLFLLRWVLFRVEFGAGLIKMRGDACWRKLTCLDHHHETQPMPGPLSWFFHHLPKPFHRVEVAANHVTQLVVPFLLFTPQPIATAAASLMILTQLWLVLSGNFAWLNWITIVLALSAVDFGSPAPAPDTPGTPLWYTVLVLAVAALLLGLSYHPVRNMISRRQVMNRSFDPLHLVNSYGAFGSVSRVRYEVVIEGTADDVPREDSEWREYEFRGKPGDPRRWPRQFAPHHLRLDWLMWFAALSPAYAGSWFGALMERLLENDRDTLRLLRRSPFPTDAPPRFVRARLFRYRYTTWRELRETGACWERTYVREFMPPTRLAGPPARTP, from the coding sequence GTGGACTGGTTCACCGCGCCCGACCTCTGGCTGAGCAGACTGATCTTCCAGCGTTCGCTGGCCGCCGTCTATCTGGTCGCGTTCCTGGGTGCGGCCCTGCAGTTCCGCGCGCTGATCGGGGAGCACGGGATGCTGCCGGTGCCCCGCTTCGTCGAGCGGGTGCCGTTCCGGCGGGCGCCGAGCGTGTTCCACCGCCACTATTCGGACCGTTTCTTCGCGGGGTGGGCCTGGGCGGGCTGCGTGGTCTCGGCGGCGCTCGTCGCGGGGCTGGACGCGCTGCTGCCGCTCTGGGCGGCCATGCTGCTGTGGTCCGTGCCGTGGGCGATGTACCTGTCGATCGTGAACGTCGGGCAGACCTGGTACGCGTTCGGCTGGGAGTCTCTGCTCCTGGAGACCGGCTTCCTGGCCGTCCTCCTCGGCAACGACGAGGTGGCGCCCCCGGTGGTGGTGCTGTTCCTGCTGCGCTGGGTGCTGTTCCGGGTCGAGTTCGGCGCCGGACTGATCAAGATGCGCGGCGACGCGTGCTGGCGGAAGCTGACCTGCCTCGACCACCACCACGAGACCCAGCCGATGCCCGGCCCGCTCAGCTGGTTCTTCCACCACCTGCCGAAGCCGTTCCACCGGGTCGAGGTTGCCGCCAACCACGTCACCCAGCTCGTGGTGCCGTTCCTGCTGTTCACCCCGCAGCCGATCGCGACGGCCGCGGCCTCGCTGATGATCCTGACCCAGCTGTGGCTGGTGCTGTCAGGCAACTTCGCCTGGCTGAACTGGATCACGATCGTGCTGGCCCTGTCCGCGGTCGACTTCGGCAGCCCCGCGCCGGCCCCGGACACCCCCGGCACGCCCCTGTGGTACACGGTCCTCGTGCTCGCCGTAGCCGCCCTGCTCCTCGGTCTCAGCTACCACCCCGTCCGCAACATGATCTCCCGGCGCCAGGTCATGAACCGCTCCTTCGACCCGTTGCACCTGGTCAACAGCTACGGGGCGTTCGGGAGTGTCAGCCGGGTGCGGTACGAGGTGGTGATCGAGGGCACGGCGGACGACGTGCCGCGCGAGGACTCCGAGTGGCGGGAGTACGAGTTCCGGGGCAAGCCGGGCGATCCGCGACGCTGGCCGCGCCAGTTCGCCCCCCACCATCTGCGGCTCGACTGGCTGATGTGGTTCGCCGCGCTCTCCCCCGCGTACGCCGGATCCTGGTTCGGCGCGCTGATGGAGCGGCTCCTGGAGAACGACCGCGACACCCTGCGGCTGCTGCGCCGCTCCCCGTTCCCCACCGACGCCCCGCCCCGGTTCGTCCGTGCCCGCCTCTTCCGCTACCGCTACACGACCTGGCGCGAACTGCGGGAGACCGGCGCGTGCTGGGAGCGGACGTACGTGCGGGAGTTCATGCCGCCGACGCGGCTGGCCGGACCGCCCGCGCGGACGCCGTAG
- a CDS encoding amidase: MTSWAGRTAAEIAAAVREKRVTPREVVADHLARIEALDGRIGAFRTVRAEAAPAEADEVAGRADLAELPLAGVPVAIKDNLAVRGESTRNGSDATPRTPAAGDHVTVARLRAAGAVVVGLTNVPELCVFGTTDGVHGTARNPWDTSRTAGGSSGGSAAAVAAGLVPLALGNDGMGSLRIPAANCGLLGLKPGFGVVPADIGHGDWFGMSENGPLATTVEDTRLMFRILAGTDTGPISAIATAVPVPVPSIALSVRSPLVGVTVTRPYADAARRAAELLAGSGLTVRPADPPYPLWLGTTSLAHWTAGTAVDAEGLDPKLLTRRTRVHAAVGRRFVKGVRAGDRRELLRRRLEPFFAEHDVLLTPALARRGPAAANWHERGWLRNLLVNTNYSPLTPPWNLTGWPAMSVPFGTLPSGAPCAVQLVGRPGSEPELLAVAGRLEELNPWRRTAPLD, from the coding sequence GTGACCAGCTGGGCCGGCCGGACCGCCGCCGAGATAGCCGCCGCCGTACGGGAGAAGCGCGTCACGCCGCGCGAGGTGGTGGCGGATCATCTGGCCCGGATCGAGGCGCTGGACGGGCGGATCGGGGCGTTCCGCACGGTCCGGGCGGAGGCGGCGCCGGCCGAGGCGGACGAGGTGGCCGGCCGGGCCGATCTCGCCGAACTGCCGCTGGCGGGCGTGCCGGTGGCGATCAAGGACAACCTCGCCGTGCGGGGCGAGTCCACCCGGAACGGGTCCGACGCGACCCCGCGGACGCCGGCGGCGGGCGACCATGTGACCGTGGCCCGGCTGCGGGCGGCGGGCGCGGTGGTCGTGGGGCTCACGAACGTGCCCGAGCTGTGTGTCTTCGGGACCACGGACGGCGTGCACGGCACCGCCCGCAACCCCTGGGACACCTCGCGCACGGCGGGCGGCTCCTCGGGCGGCAGCGCGGCCGCGGTCGCCGCCGGGCTGGTGCCGCTGGCCCTCGGCAACGACGGGATGGGCTCACTGCGGATACCGGCGGCCAACTGCGGTCTGCTCGGCCTCAAGCCGGGCTTCGGTGTCGTCCCGGCGGACATCGGGCACGGCGACTGGTTCGGCATGTCGGAGAACGGCCCGCTGGCGACGACCGTCGAGGACACCCGTCTGATGTTCCGGATACTCGCGGGGACCGACACCGGCCCGATCTCCGCCATTGCCACCGCCGTGCCCGTGCCCGTGCCGAGCATCGCCCTGTCCGTGCGCAGCCCCCTGGTCGGCGTGACCGTCACCCGCCCGTACGCCGACGCCGCGCGCCGGGCGGCCGAGCTGCTGGCCGGGTCCGGGCTGACGGTCCGGCCGGCCGATCCGCCGTATCCCCTCTGGCTGGGCACGACCTCGCTGGCGCACTGGACGGCGGGCACGGCGGTGGATGCCGAGGGGCTCGATCCGAAGCTGCTCACCCGGCGCACGCGGGTGCACGCGGCCGTGGGACGCCGCTTCGTGAAGGGGGTGCGCGCGGGCGACCGCCGGGAGCTGCTGCGCCGTCGGCTGGAGCCGTTCTTCGCCGAGCACGACGTGCTGCTCACCCCCGCGCTCGCCCGGCGCGGACCCGCCGCCGCGAACTGGCACGAGCGGGGATGGCTGCGCAATCTGCTGGTGAACACGAACTACTCGCCGCTGACACCGCCGTGGAACCTCACGGGCTGGCCGGCGATGTCCGTGCCGTTCGGCACACTGCCGTCAGGCGCGCCCTGCGCGGTGCAGCTGGTGGGCCGACCGGGCTCGGAGCCCGAACTCCTCGCGGTGGCGGGCCGGTTGGAGGAGCTGAACCCGTGGCGGCGGACGGCGCCGCTCGACTGA
- a CDS encoding GNAT family N-acetyltransferase — protein MQIREATADDWPGIWPFWHRVVAAGDTYTWDPDTSEEAARALWMAPAKRVYVVEDETGALIGSAFLTPNYGGPAARVANAGFMVDPDHGGRGIGRALAVHVLAEAGAQGFRGMVFNAVVETNPAVRLWTSLGFTVLGTVPDAFEHPKDGRVGLHIMYKAL, from the coding sequence ATGCAGATCAGAGAAGCCACCGCCGACGACTGGCCCGGCATCTGGCCGTTCTGGCACCGCGTCGTCGCCGCCGGGGACACCTACACCTGGGACCCGGACACCTCCGAAGAGGCAGCCCGTGCTCTGTGGATGGCCCCCGCCAAGCGCGTGTACGTCGTCGAGGACGAGACAGGGGCGCTGATCGGCTCCGCCTTCCTCACCCCCAACTACGGCGGTCCCGCCGCCCGCGTCGCCAACGCGGGCTTCATGGTCGACCCCGACCACGGCGGCCGCGGCATCGGCCGTGCCCTCGCCGTACACGTCCTCGCCGAGGCCGGGGCCCAGGGTTTCCGGGGCATGGTGTTCAACGCCGTGGTCGAGACCAACCCCGCCGTACGGCTCTGGACCTCGCTCGGCTTCACCGTCCTCGGCACCGTGCCGGACGCGTTCGAGCACCCGAAGGACGGCCGGGTGGGGCTGCACATCATGTACAAGGCGCTCTGA